In Abyssisolibacter fermentans, a single window of DNA contains:
- a CDS encoding nucleoside kinase, translating to MITVNLTGIGERKAEKGTKIIDILKEYNLEKKYLCAKINNDIKHLKYKIEDDCKIEILDITDKDGFRVYQRTLSFIFIKACMDVFKNCKVSIEHSLNKGKYVEITKETELSEDEVLLIKNRIRELIDMDLAIERKLIDIKEADSIFEKQGYIDKLRLSKYRKQNKIHVYSLDGLYDKFYGYLAPSTGFIDSFDLKYFKPGVIIQFPRKENNFKIPEYVEHKKLAKIFKEAEDWAEILDIGYVGALNDKITNGVIAEIVRISEALHEKKIAYIADKISTRDSIRLVTIAGPSSSGKTTFAQRLYTQLRVNGKRPISISLDNYFVDREMTPKDEFGNYDFESIDAIDIMKFNEDLLNLMKGNEVEVPIYNFKTGKREEHGNKLKIDETQIIIIEGIHGLNEKLTSMIPQNKKFKIYISALTQLNIDNHNRIPTTDTRLIRRMVRDFKYRGNNAERTLELWNAVRNGEERNIFPYQEEADAMFNSALVYELSVLKKHAKPLLENIPQDSIYYCESKRLLKLLYYFEEIKDEAIIPNTSIIKEFIGGSCYRGE from the coding sequence ATGATAACTGTAAATTTAACAGGTATAGGAGAAAGAAAAGCAGAAAAAGGAACAAAGATAATTGATATTTTAAAAGAGTATAACTTAGAAAAAAAATATTTATGTGCTAAGATTAATAATGATATAAAACATCTTAAGTACAAGATTGAGGATGATTGTAAAATTGAAATTTTAGATATAACAGATAAAGATGGTTTTAGAGTATATCAAAGAACACTATCTTTTATATTTATAAAAGCATGTATGGACGTTTTTAAGAATTGTAAGGTATCAATAGAACATTCTCTTAACAAAGGAAAATATGTAGAAATAACTAAAGAAACTGAACTTTCGGAAGATGAAGTATTATTAATAAAAAACAGAATAAGAGAATTAATTGATATGGATTTAGCTATTGAAAGAAAGCTAATTGATATAAAAGAAGCTGATAGTATTTTTGAAAAGCAAGGATATATAGATAAATTAAGATTGTCGAAATATAGAAAACAGAATAAAATACATGTTTATTCATTAGATGGATTATATGATAAGTTTTACGGGTATTTAGCACCTTCAACTGGATTTATTGATTCGTTTGATTTGAAATATTTCAAGCCAGGTGTAATTATACAATTTCCAAGAAAAGAAAATAATTTCAAAATACCTGAATATGTTGAACATAAAAAGCTAGCAAAAATATTTAAGGAAGCAGAAGACTGGGCAGAAATACTTGATATTGGATATGTAGGAGCTTTAAATGATAAAATAACTAATGGTGTCATAGCTGAAATAGTTAGAATATCAGAGGCACTTCATGAAAAAAAGATAGCATATATTGCAGACAAAATATCTACTAGAGATAGTATAAGACTAGTTACGATAGCAGGACCATCATCATCAGGTAAAACAACATTTGCACAAAGATTGTATACTCAGCTTAGAGTAAATGGTAAAAGACCTATATCTATATCTTTAGATAATTACTTTGTAGATAGAGAAATGACTCCAAAAGATGAATTTGGAAATTATGATTTTGAATCAATTGATGCGATAGATATAATGAAATTTAATGAAGATTTGCTAAACCTAATGAAAGGCAATGAAGTTGAAGTTCCAATATATAACTTCAAAACTGGAAAGCGAGAAGAACATGGCAATAAGTTAAAAATTGATGAAACTCAAATAATAATAATAGAAGGAATACATGGACTCAATGAAAAATTAACATCAATGATACCTCAGAATAAAAAATTTAAAATTTATATAAGTGCACTAACTCAATTAAATATTGATAATCACAATCGTATACCAACAACAGATACCAGACTTATAAGAAGAATGGTTAGAGATTTTAAATATAGAGGAAATAATGCAGAAAGAACACTGGAATTGTGGAATGCAGTAAGAAATGGAGAAGAAAGAAATATATTTCCGTACCAAGAAGAAGCTGATGCAATGTTTAATTCAGCTTTAGTATATGAACTATCTGTATTAAAAAAACATGCCAAACCATTACTGGAGAATATACCGCAAGATAGTATATATTATTGCGAAAGTAAAAGGTTATTAAAGTTATTGTATTATTTTGAAGAGATTAAAGATGAAGCAATAATACCAAATACATCTATTATAAAAGAGTTTATTGGTGGTAGTTGTTATAGAGGTGAATAG
- a CDS encoding DUF6648 family protein: MNETMFEKFFNHRDYLIVQYKEGNITKSEYVQYNVDYINKNKIKPFDIIDIYEKGMYNYQYYNMMAKYYFMQGKMLMNNEDDEKYSKSFIEEGHYYYRLKDKSTLNLLKLLKFKNVEAYYIKLNSKNLMGKLYEIYLKDYDKAILHSQNFRLLDTLKRNKVFIEGYRKSVIDDYVNVKY; the protein is encoded by the coding sequence ATGAATGAAACGATGTTTGAAAAATTTTTTAATCATAGAGATTATTTAATAGTTCAATATAAAGAAGGAAATATAACAAAAAGTGAGTATGTTCAATATAATGTAGACTATATTAACAAAAATAAGATTAAGCCATTTGATATAATAGATATTTATGAAAAAGGGATGTATAATTACCAATATTACAATATGATGGCTAAATATTATTTTATGCAAGGGAAAATGTTGATGAATAATGAAGATGATGAAAAATATAGCAAATCATTTATTGAAGAAGGACATTATTATTATAGATTGAAAGACAAATCTACACTAAACTTACTTAAGCTTTTAAAATTTAAAAATGTTGAAGCATATTATATTAAATTAAATTCAAAGAATCTAATGGGAAAATTATATGAGATATATTTAAAGGATTATGACAAAGCAATATTACATTCACAGAACTTTAGATTATTAGATACTTTAAAAAGGAACAAAGTTTTTATAGAAGGTTATAGAAAATCTGTAATTGATGATTATGTAAATGTAAAATATTAA
- a CDS encoding CCA tRNA nucleotidyltransferase: MDITIPQNAKYLINLFKKNDYEAYVVGGCVRDSILGKKPNDWDICTSCKPDIMQDILMKNSIKYVPTGLKHGTITAIIDNQLYEITTFRIEGEYQDNRHPKYVEFTNSLIDDLSRRDFTINALAYNDESGLIDPFNGSKDLTLKTIKCVGDASHRFNEDALRILRAIRFSCQLGFKLDDECRKSIKQLKGNLKNISKERIRDEINKILASKFISYGLYEIINLELYKYIIPLPSITNYKLKYMDLLEIFDETSCDINIRMALLFIVNKTKLKQIIAFLEHLKYDNSTIKTQTFLIENYKILFRNNSIVELKQLISRGFVHIDALLNIGNNLLEFKNYDDKTFLINKNQIENIIKSSCPLSIKDLKINGDDLIQLGIKKGPQIGEILNYLLLKVLENPDINNKKMLVKLIKQKFK, translated from the coding sequence TTGGATATAACAATACCGCAAAATGCTAAATATTTAATAAATTTATTTAAGAAGAACGACTATGAAGCCTATGTAGTTGGTGGATGTGTTAGAGACAGTATTTTAGGTAAAAAACCCAATGATTGGGATATTTGTACTAGCTGTAAACCAGATATAATGCAGGATATATTAATGAAAAATAGTATAAAATATGTACCTACAGGACTAAAACATGGTACTATTACAGCTATTATTGATAATCAGTTATATGAGATTACTACTTTTAGAATAGAAGGAGAATATCAAGATAATAGACATCCAAAATATGTAGAGTTTACGAATAGTTTAATTGATGATTTGAGTAGAAGAGACTTTACAATCAATGCTTTGGCATATAATGATGAAAGTGGCTTGATTGACCCCTTTAATGGAAGTAAAGATTTGACTTTAAAAACCATTAAGTGCGTAGGTGATGCGAGTCATAGGTTTAATGAAGATGCTCTAAGAATTTTACGAGCAATAAGATTTTCCTGTCAATTAGGATTTAAATTAGATGATGAATGCAGAAAATCTATAAAACAATTAAAAGGTAACTTGAAAAATATAAGCAAAGAGAGAATAAGAGATGAAATAAATAAAATTTTAGCGAGTAAATTTATTAGCTATGGATTATATGAAATTATTAATTTAGAGTTGTATAAGTATATTATTCCATTGCCAAGCATTACTAATTATAAGCTTAAATATATGGATTTATTAGAAATTTTCGATGAAACAAGTTGTGATATAAATATAAGAATGGCTTTATTATTTATTGTCAATAAAACTAAACTCAAGCAAATTATAGCATTTTTAGAGCATTTAAAATATGATAATAGTACTATTAAAACACAAACTTTTTTGATAGAAAACTATAAAATTCTTTTTAGAAACAACAGTATTGTTGAATTAAAACAATTGATAAGTAGAGGTTTTGTTCATATAGATGCATTATTAAATATTGGAAACAACCTGCTTGAATTTAAGAATTATGATGATAAGACGTTCTTGATTAACAAAAACCAAATTGAAAATATTATTAAATCTTCATGTCCTCTGAGTATAAAAGACTTAAAAATTAATGGGGATGATTTGATACAGTTAGGTATAAAAAAAGGTCCTCAAATAGGTGAGATTTTGAATTATTTATTACTGAAGGTATTAGAAAATCCAGATATCAATAATAAAAAAATGTTAGTTAAATTAATAAAGCAAAAATTCAAATAA
- a CDS encoding RluA family pseudouridine synthase: protein MKEIIIQENENNQRLDRFLKKYLNDAPTSFIYKMLRKKRIKLNSKKADPKDKIVTGDTIQLYLSEETIDSFKVKNTYVPQKKSKLNIVYEDGNLVLIHKEAGVLSQSSKKGETSLVDSFISYLYDKGEYDPSSERVFKPAICNRLDRNTIGLVIAAKNYNTLKGINEAIRLKNIDKYYKCLVKDELKSNLNLEDYIVKNKNENKSYVTNEKNEESKKIQTNVNILKSSSKFSLVEVELITGKSHQIRAHLSYINHPVVGDYKYGDEKVNKLFRQKFGLKHQYLFAYKLRFNNMPKGLEYLNGKEFVDNMDEKFINIENALFY, encoded by the coding sequence TTGAAAGAAATTATTATACAAGAAAATGAAAACAATCAAAGATTAGATAGATTTTTAAAAAAATATTTAAATGATGCTCCAACTTCTTTTATATACAAAATGTTGAGAAAAAAAAGAATAAAGCTGAATTCAAAAAAAGCTGATCCAAAAGATAAAATTGTTACAGGAGATACTATTCAACTTTATTTATCTGAAGAAACTATTGATAGTTTTAAAGTGAAAAATACGTATGTACCGCAGAAAAAAAGCAAACTAAATATTGTGTATGAAGATGGTAATTTAGTATTAATACATAAAGAAGCAGGAGTTCTTTCACAATCATCAAAGAAAGGAGAAACTTCTTTAGTAGATAGTTTTATAAGCTATTTATATGACAAGGGAGAATATGACCCTTCTAGTGAAAGAGTGTTTAAACCCGCTATATGTAATAGATTAGATAGAAATACAATAGGATTAGTAATAGCAGCTAAAAATTATAATACTTTAAAGGGTATCAATGAAGCAATAAGATTAAAAAATATAGATAAATACTATAAATGTTTAGTTAAGGATGAATTAAAATCAAATCTAAATTTAGAAGATTATATCGTTAAAAATAAAAATGAGAACAAATCTTATGTGACAAATGAAAAAAATGAAGAATCTAAAAAAATACAAACTAATGTTAATATTTTAAAAAGTTCAAGTAAATTTAGTTTAGTAGAAGTAGAGCTTATTACAGGCAAATCGCATCAAATAAGAGCACATCTTTCATATATAAATCATCCTGTTGTTGGGGATTATAAATATGGTGATGAAAAGGTAAATAAGTTATTTAGACAAAAATTTGGATTAAAGCATCAATATTTATTTGCTTACAAATTAAGATTTAATAATATGCCAAAAGGCTTAGAGTATCTAAATGGTAAAGAGTTTGTAGATAATATGGATGAAAAATTTATAAATATTGAAAATGCATTGTTTTACTAA
- the pssA gene encoding CDP-diacylglycerol--serine O-phosphatidyltransferase — MKIKRYIPNIFTFFNLALGILAIMCIFNEDYFNSALLILLAAVMDRYDGKIARKFNATSEIGKELDSLSDLISFGVAPTILMWNIALIHFGILGIIVTILYAIAGAYRLARYNVMDFDGIYYGIPITMSGGIVAIISLYLTRYKINIIILAFIMLLLAYIMITKRIRLKKR, encoded by the coding sequence ATGAAAATAAAACGCTATATTCCAAATATATTTACTTTTTTTAATTTGGCATTAGGAATATTAGCAATTATGTGTATTTTTAATGAAGACTATTTTAATTCGGCTTTGTTAATATTATTAGCTGCTGTTATGGATAGGTATGATGGTAAAATTGCTAGGAAGTTTAATGCAACTTCTGAAATAGGAAAAGAATTAGATTCACTATCAGATTTAATTTCATTTGGTGTTGCACCTACTATTTTAATGTGGAATATTGCTCTTATACATTTTGGTATTTTAGGAATAATAGTGACAATACTATATGCAATAGCTGGTGCATATAGATTAGCAAGATACAATGTTATGGATTTTGATGGTATTTACTATGGAATACCAATTACTATGTCTGGTGGAATAGTTGCTATTATATCATTGTATTTAACTAGATATAAAATCAACATAATCATATTAGCATTTATAATGCTGTTATTAGCATATATTATGATAACTAAAAGAATAAGACTTAAAAAAAGATAG
- a CDS encoding CBS domain-containing protein has translation MKKLRDIMTTSVSTIKNSDTIRDAAKIMKDLNVGSVPVCDNTNKPVGMLTDRDIVLNSVSMGKNNDQNVETVMTRNVITASADTDIHEAAKIMAQNQIRRLPVVDNNKLVGIVSIGDLAVRDIYVNEAGDALSSISEDNGIK, from the coding sequence ATGAAGAAATTAAGAGATATAATGACAACATCAGTTTCAACTATCAAAAATAGTGATACTATTAGAGATGCTGCTAAGATAATGAAGGATTTAAATGTTGGTTCAGTACCTGTTTGTGACAATACGAATAAGCCCGTAGGTATGTTAACTGATAGAGATATAGTACTTAATAGTGTTTCTATGGGAAAAAACAATGATCAAAATGTTGAAACTGTAATGACAAGAAATGTAATAACTGCATCAGCTGATACAGATATTCACGAAGCTGCGAAGATAATGGCGCAGAATCAAATTAGGAGACTTCCAGTAGTAGATAATAACAAATTAGTGGGAATAGTTTCTATTGGAGATTTAGCTGTTAGAGATATTTATGTTAATGAAGCGGGAGATGCATTATCAAGTATATCAGAAGATAACGGTATTAAATAA